The segment CCGCCGATGCGGGCAATCTACCCAAGCAATCGATGGCCGATATGGTCGCCGACGTTGTGATTGCCGAAACTGCAAAATTAACGCCCCAAACAAGTGAGACGAAATCAATGAGTGAAATTGTAGAAACCCCATCCGGTCTGAAATACGAAGTCATTACTGAAGGTGATGGTGCCACCCCGGAAAAGGGGCAGACAGTAATCGTGCATTACACTGGCACCTTAGAAGATGGCACAAAGTTTGATAGCTCCCGTGATCGCAATCAGCCGTTCTCCTTCAAGGTCGGTGCTGGTCAAGTGATCAAGGGCTGGGACGAAGGTCTCGCAATGATGAAGGTCGGCGATCGGCGCAACCTCATCTTGCCCCCAGAATTGGGCTACGGCGCGCGCGGTGCCGGTGGCGTGATTCCACCGAACGCAACATTGATCTTTGACGTAGAGCTTTTGGGCATTAAGTAAACTCTTAGTCAATCAAGCATTTGCATCAAAAAAGCGAGTCACAGTGACTCGCTTTTTTGATGCAAACCGATCCAGAAAACAGCGCCCTCCCACCTGAAAATTCAGTATTTTCTCAGGATCCCTAGCGCTCACTCAAATTAGACCGTCGCCATCAGTTCTGGAGTCAACTCCTGCACATTACTCAAGACGATCTGCGCCCCAGCTTGCTTGAGTATTTCAACGTACTGAGTTTGGCGATCGCCCCCATCTTGAACATGGGGTGGCAAAACCCCCACCGCAATCCACCGCCGATCGGGTTGCACTGCACGGGCACGCACGATCGTGTACATATCCGCCACGGTATCGCCCACATAAATCACCGGATGCTCCTCAGGCAAGCCTAAACGCTCTAAAGCCAAAAACATACCTGCAGGATCCGGTTTTCCTGGGGCGTCATCCATCGCAATCAGCAGCGGGTTATCCAAGCCCAACCGTTCTTGCAACACAAACGTTGCAGAGCCATTCGTCGCGCCACTGAAAAATCCCCAACCCACATGCGCTGCGGTTAGCTGCTCAAAATAAGCCTTCTCCGCCAGCAATGGCTCATCGCAAATATAGCCAGTCCACTGGAGCGATCCATCACTTTGGGCCTGCTCACCCCGATATTTTGATTGGAAGAAATCGACGATTTCGGTGTAGGGGAGTGGGATATCGGAGCGCGACTGTCCCTGGGCTTCAAAATAGCGATAGGTGAATTCCTGTGAGGCTTCCCAGTCATTATTCCAACAGCCCTCCCCCTTCAACGCATCAATCTCCTCGGGAGTCGGCCGAAATTGACCTTGGGTAAAATGCTCGACTGTATCCGCCAAAGCACGTCGATAGGAACCACCGACATCGCGGATCACCCCATCGATATCAAACAAAACAATCATGCCGTTGCCTCACGTCACAGGTGCTGCCCCTAATTGTCGCAAAACCTGGGTCGTAAAATCGCTCCAATCAAGTCTCCGCCCTTACCGACAACTCAAAGCAATGTCAGCCGATCGCGGGTACTTTTTCAACAAATTCAGCAACTTTGGTCCATCAAAGCTGCGGGGATCAGAACGAGAACCGGACCGATCAACCAGCTTATGGGCGGTTATATGCGTTGCGGGAATCCCCGTCTTCGACAATACCCAAGCCAACGAATCGTACTGCGCATTGGTATAGCCGCTATGCCGCGATTTATTATTGCGACCATCGCGCGGAGTAACGAGGGAAATATGGTAGGCGAAATTATTCACCGACGACGATAACGTCGCGTTCGTCTTCACCGAGATCCCATTGAACTGCGAATTCCCCGCCCCAAAGGCACGCTTATCCGGCGGCACCATATAAATGACGGCACCATCGAGATCAATCAGCACATGGTAACTAACCTGATCGGCATCATTCGGATGGGGCGTCTGGAAAAAGTTGATCGTGGACTGCGCTGACGAAACCGTTTCATGCAGCACCACGATCGGCGCTTGATTCGCCGGGCGACCATTCGCATCAAATTTGTAGCGCCAACCAAAATTCGTCGGATGGGCTAAAGCAATAATCTCCTTGGGCACATTCGGATCCTTAAAACTCGCATCCATACGGCGAAATCGATCGAGCCCCAATTGCACACGCACCGGTCCTAACTCTTTACGGGTCGGGCGCCGGGGTTTGCCCGGCCGCACGGCACAGGCGGCATTTAACACCCCATGAGGGTCATTTGTCTGGGCTTGTGCTGGCGTCGCTTGCAACGGATTAGAAATTACCTGCGCAATTTTTTGCCCGATCGGATTTACCTGACGGGGCAACCGGTTCCCTTCAACGAACTCCGCACCGCCAACCCGCACACTCAGCACAAACGCACAAACCCCCAGCAACAAAATTGCTAATGCTTGCCAGAACGTTTTTTTCATGGCCCGATCTTCCCACACCAATAAACTAAAGAGTGACAGTTCAGAGAAATTTTAACTGCACTTCAGGCCAACCGACTGACATCTGACAATCACTAACTAAGTAGCCTCAACACTAAACTTGAGTCAGCGTTTCATGAACCACTCATTTTTGACTTCAGCCCAATAATTCTCCCTGAATAATATGAGTTAAGTCCGTTCAATTCAACACATTTCCAGATTCCGAACTAATTAGACTGCGCCAGACCAGCAAGCCGTCTGTGTACAGTGAGCATTGGTTCCATTGTAATTAGGATAAGAGAAACCGATTATTTTTGGGAAGTAGGAAATTGCAAAAAGTAATGGTTAATCACTGACAAACAGCAAATCCGTACTGTGGCACTGATTCTCCGGATTTAGTGAAAATATCCGTCGATCTTCCCCACACACTGGTAAGCTATGTAAGCATTATTTAAGGGTTAGTTGCGGTAGCAAGAAAACAATGACCACACCAACCAGTGATTGGTTCTCCGCCGGCGGGATTGTGATGTTTCCGTTGATCGGGTTTTCCATCCTGTCCGCCACATTAATTTTTGAACGAGCGCGCTTTTGGCTCAATGTCTTAGGTCGAACTGATCGCTTTGTGCGTGAGTTCGTGGCGACTTACCGGCGCAATCAAATCGCCGCTTTTAAGGTACTCGATAAGAACTTAGATCTCCCAATGGGCCGTATTTTTGCAGCGGCCCTACAACTCGAAGAGCCGAATGCCGAAGAGTTTCGACTGGCTTTGGAAAGTGCGGCGCAGGCGGAGATGCCGATTTTAAAGCGCTTCAATACGGTATTCGAAACCATCATTAATCTTTCACCCCTATTAGGTTTACTGGGGACGGTCATCGGATTGATTCGATCGTTTGCTTCGATCAAATCCCTCGGAGACATTGCCAGCAATAATGCGACTGGGGTCTCCGGTGGTGTGAGTGAAGCCCTAGTTTCCACCGCCACGGGTTTGGGCGTCGCGATTTTTGTTTTGCTCTTCGCGAATGCTTTTCGGGGACTTTATTTGCGTCAAATGTCCCTCATTCAGGAATATGGGGGGCAGTTAGAACTGCTATATCGCCGTCGCATCGATCGCCGCGCCGCCCCCTATATTCC is part of the Romeriopsis navalis LEGE 11480 genome and harbors:
- a CDS encoding MotA/TolQ/ExbB proton channel family protein, with protein sequence MTTPTSDWFSAGGIVMFPLIGFSILSATLIFERARFWLNVLGRTDRFVREFVATYRRNQIAAFKVLDKNLDLPMGRIFAAALQLEEPNAEEFRLALESAAQAEMPILKRFNTVFETIINLSPLLGLLGTVIGLIRSFASIKSLGDIASNNATGVSGGVSEALVSTATGLGVAIFVLLFANAFRGLYLRQMSLIQEYGGQLELLYRRRIDRRAAPYIP
- a CDS encoding TIGR01548 family HAD-type hydrolase; the protein is MIVLFDIDGVIRDVGGSYRRALADTVEHFTQGQFRPTPEEIDALKGEGCWNNDWEASQEFTYRYFEAQGQSRSDIPLPYTEIVDFFQSKYRGEQAQSDGSLQWTGYICDEPLLAEKAYFEQLTAAHVGWGFFSGATNGSATFVLQERLGLDNPLLIAMDDAPGKPDPAGMFLALERLGLPEEHPVIYVGDTVADMYTIVRARAVQPDRRWIAVGVLPPHVQDGGDRQTQYVEILKQAGAQIVLSNVQELTPELMATV
- a CDS encoding FKBP-type peptidyl-prolyl cis-trans isomerase translates to MREVMISFGIMLACVLVLVVAQFTGSSATADAGNLPKQSMADMVADVVIAETAKLTPQTSETKSMSEIVETPSGLKYEVITEGDGATPEKGQTVIVHYTGTLEDGTKFDSSRDRNQPFSFKVGAGQVIKGWDEGLAMMKVGDRRNLILPPELGYGARGAGGVIPPNATLIFDVELLGIK
- a CDS encoding N-acetylmuramoyl-L-alanine amidase, which codes for MKKTFWQALAILLLGVCAFVLSVRVGGAEFVEGNRLPRQVNPIGQKIAQVISNPLQATPAQAQTNDPHGVLNAACAVRPGKPRRPTRKELGPVRVQLGLDRFRRMDASFKDPNVPKEIIALAHPTNFGWRYKFDANGRPANQAPIVVLHETVSSAQSTINFFQTPHPNDADQVSYHVLIDLDGAVIYMVPPDKRAFGAGNSQFNGISVKTNATLSSSVNNFAYHISLVTPRDGRNNKSRHSGYTNAQYDSLAWVLSKTGIPATHITAHKLVDRSGSRSDPRSFDGPKLLNLLKKYPRSADIALSCR